From a region of the Kwoniella mangroviensis CBS 8507 chromosome 1 map unlocalized Ctg01, whole genome shotgun sequence genome:
- a CDS encoding mitochondrial 54S ribosomal protein bL31m, whose protein sequence is MSSSLFRPSSSKLTSLRPILQSRAKHTHSTPQSLWQSRTHLNPSPSVPPPMVPTYPMRVILSDGSTFTAYTTAPTPSTKKLTRDVNNNPLWSPASERKGLGEGEEGRVGRFRKRFEGIVMEEEQASVEAKKDEAFGAGDLDWMSEGGVEEKISEKQRNPVKAGKGKGKKK, encoded by the coding sequence ATGTCATCCTCACTCTttcgtccttcttcatccaagtTGACCTCCTTACGACCCATATTACAATCCCGAGCGAAGCACACGCACTCCACACCCCAGTCGTTATGGCAATCACGAACGCATCTGAATCCATCCCCATCCGTTCCTCCACCTATGGTCCCCACATATCCTATGCGAGTCATCCTTTCGGACGGATCAACATTCACGGCATACACGACAGCGCCTACTCCATCGACCAAAAAACTTACTCGAGACGTAAATAATAACCCCCTGTGGTCACCCGCAAGTGAGAGAAAGGGactaggtgaaggtgaagaaggtagagtAGGAAGGTTCAGGAAGAGGTTCGAGGGTATtgtgatggaagaagaacaggcGAGTGtagaagctaagaaggatgaggcATTCGGGGCAGGAGATTTGGATTGGATGTCTGAAGGTGGTgtagaggagaagatcagtGAGAAGCAGAGAAACCCAGTAAAGGCTGGTAAAggcaaaggaaagaagaagtaa
- a CDS encoding mitochondrial 37S ribosomal protein mS35, with protein MSVSRTTLRSLPSSSSVRLGLRSLSSSASSLDAKPDSSAPDSSPQAIFPDTPAAPSSALAKKGRPWSVMNTPKFDFDDATSLGWMRMFRVQEGEGLVRKIEEDREALRAANKTTFTPPTSSIRLTSTIDLSSPSSKFHTKAVLLVPISSLKLSSPDAVQRIKLLAGPRWTPGRPGKEEFLPNGGAIAQSEEGKEGWIKIAEERFGNSRQNRIEVSNILDRLVRAANDPKSPLPADIPIDTRHLLARHRKKRSRQNPFSWSADQTSLKKHEVVGGVKGFPIEWIPEGLREKALKKQ; from the exons ATGTCCGTGTCCAGAACAACTCTACGCTCGTtaccatcatcgtcctctgTCCGATTGGGCTTACGgtcactctcatcttccgcttcatccCTAGATGCCAAACCGGACTCTTCAGCACCCGACTCTTCGCCTCAGGCGATCTTTCCCGATACACCTGCAGCTCCTTCCAGTGCGCTTGCGAAGAAAGGGAGACCATGGTCTGTGATGAACACCCCCAAGTTTGATTTCGACGATGCCACGTCGCTcgggtggatgaggatgtttaGGGTacaagaaggggaaggtcTGGTGCGAAAGATAGAGGAGGACAGAGAAGCTTTGAGGG CTGCCAACAAAACTACTTTCACTCCTCCCACTTCATCAATCCGATTAACCAGTACCATTGACTTATCGtcaccatcatccaaatTCCACACCAAAGCCGTCCTCCTCGttcccatctcttctctcaaaCTCTCGTCTCCAGATGCTGTTCAGCGTATCAAACTCCTTGCTGGACCTCGATGGACTCCTGGTAGAccagggaaagaagaattctTACCTAACGGTGGTGCCATCGCACAGTCGGAGGAAGGCAAAGAAGGATGGATCAAGATAGCGGAAGAGAGGTTCGGTAATAGTCGACAGAATAGGATAGAAGTATCGAATATACTTGATCGACTGGTTCGAGCTGCCAAC GATCCTAAATCCCCATTGCCCGCTGATATACCCATTGATACGCGACACCTGCTTGCTCGTCATCGAAAGAAACGAAGTAGACAGAACCCCTTCTCATGGTCTGCCGATCAGACATCTCTCAAAAAGCACGAAGTGGTTGGTGGAGTGAAGGGTTTCCCGATAGAATGGATACCAGAGGGTCTGAGAGAGAAGGCGCTAAAGAAACAGTAG